One part of the Pseudopipra pipra isolate bDixPip1 chromosome 3, bDixPip1.hap1, whole genome shotgun sequence genome encodes these proteins:
- the SOX7 gene encoding transcription factor SOX-7, producing the protein MAALLSTYPWPERLEGDAGEGLSPGPPPRAPQGEKGSESRIRRPMNAFMVWAKDERKRLAVQNPDLHNAELSKMLGKSWKALSLSQKRPYVEEAERLRVKHMQDYPNYKYRPRRKKQVKRIGKRVDPGFLLGSLARDQNTVPEKRTCSRAGGDKEGPGEYPPRPGLPAVRGYREAPGSGSSASVDTYPYGLPTPPEMSPLDAIDPEQSFFSSPCPDEHHRSHLAGATYSPEYGNSLPCNHHPLSPMSQPATCMISPASSCPALPPPPPPPSYYTPAFPSLPTPSLHAHLGQLSPPPDHHGFDTLDQLSQAELLGEMDRNEFDQYLNNPGHHGDHHSGVLVNGQVPASGSSHTSENSLISVLADATATYYNNYSVS; encoded by the exons ATGGCTGCGCTGCTCAGCACGTACCCCTGGCCGGAGCGGCTGGAGGGGGACGCGGGCGAGGGGCTgtccccggggccgcccccccgggccccccagGGCGAGAAGGGCTCCGAGAGCCGCATCCGCCGGCCCATGAACGCCTTCATGGTGTGGGCGAAGGACGAGAGGAAGCGGCTGGCGGTGCAGAACCCCGACCTGCACAACGCGGAGCTCAGCAAGATGCTCG GGAAGTCCTGGAAGGCACTGAGCCTCTCTCAGAAGCGTCCCTACGTGGAGGAGGCCGAGCGGCTGAGGGTGAAGCACATGCAAGACTATCCCAACTACAAATACCGGCCCCGGAGGAAGAAGCAGGTCAAGCGCATCGGCAAGAGGGTGGACCCGGGGTTTTTGCTGGGCAGCCTGGCACGGGACCAGAACACGGTGCCGGAGAAGAGgacctgcagcagggctgggggggacaaaGAGGGGCCGGGTGAGTACCCGCCTCGCCCAGGGCTCCCGGCGGTCCGGGGCTACCGGGAGGCTCCGGGCAGCGGGAGCAGCGCCAGCGTGGACACCTATCCCTATGGGCTTCCCACCCCCCCGGAGATGTCCCCGCTGGATGCCATAGACCCTGAGCAGAGCTTCTTCTCCTCGCCCTGCCCCGACGAGCACCACCGCTCCCACCTAGCCGGAGCCACCTACTCCCCGGAGTACGGAAACTCCCTCCCGTGCAACCACCACCCGCTCAGCCCCATGTCGCAGCCGGCCACCTGCATGATCTCCCCGGCCTCCAGCTGCcctgcccttcctcctcctcctcctcctcccagctaCTACACGCCcgccttcccctccctgcccacccccagcctccATGCCCACCTGGGCCAGCTCTCCCCACCGCCCGACCACCACGGCTTCGACACCTTGGACCAGCTGAGCCAGGcggagctgctgggggagatggaCCGCAACGAGTTCGACCAGTATCTCAACAACCCCGGCCACCACGGCGACCACCACAGCGGGGTCTTGGTCAACGGGCAAGTCCCAGCGTCCGGCAGCTCCCACACCTCTGAGAACAGCCTCATCTCCGTCCTGGCCGACGCCACGGCCACCTACTACAACAACTACAGCGTGTCCTAa